Below is a genomic region from Gillisia sp. Hel_I_86.
TCACATATTGCGGGAGATTACAGAAAAATGCAAACTGTGGCTGCGGGGTTGGCAATTGCATACAGAATTTGATCTTTACATATTTTCCTTTCCACGCCGGGGGAGGATAACTTTCTATAATTGGCAACATGCGCTCATTAAGCTCGCTTGTTTTAATTTTCTTGCTTCGGTTTTTAAATACTTCAACCGCAGTTTCTATCGCCTTAAAGATTCTTTGCTTAGTCAATACCGAAATAAATACAATTGGCACATCTGTAAATGGCTCTATTTCCTTTCTAATTCTGCGCTCATACTCTTTCATGGTATTGGTTTCTTTATCTTCAACCAAATCCCATTTATTAACCAAGATCACGATCCCTTTTCTGTTACGTTGTGCAAGCCAGAAAATATTTTGTACTTGCCCGTCAAAACCTCTGGTGGCGTCTAAAACAATAAGACATACATCACAGTTTTCTATAGCCCTCACAGATCTCATTACAGAATAAAATTCCAAATCTTCTTTAACTTTGGATTTTCTTCTAATTCCGGCTGTATCCACCAAATTAAATTCGAATCCGTATCTATTAAATTTTGTGTCTATTGAATCTCTGGTAGTTCCGGCAACATCGGTCACAATGTATCGCTCTTCCCCTATCAAGGCATTAATGAAAGAAGATTTCCCTGCATTTGGTCTTCCAACTACAGCAAAACGTGGTAATTCTGACTCCTCTTCATCTTCTACTTCTGGCAATACCTCGATTAACGCATCCAATAATTCTCCCGTACCGCTTCCACTTGTACTCGCAATTGGATAGAATTCTCCCAATCCTAAATTGTAGAATTCGACTGCATTTTCCAGTCGTTTGGAGTTATCTACTTTATTAACGGCTAACAACACAGGTTTATCTTGTTTTCTAAGCAAATTGGCAACATCCTCATCCATTCCCGTGATCCCAGATTCTACATCTACCATAAAAATTATTGCATCTGCCTCCTCTATAGCAAGTACTACCTGCTTATCGATTTCAGATTCGAAAACATCATCACTGCCCTTCACGTACCCACCAGTATCAATAAGGGAAAATACCTGTCCATTCCAGTCGGATTTCCCATAATGACGGTCCCGGGTTACCCCACTTAGCGAATCCACAATTGCCTCCCGGCGTTGAATCAATCGGTTAAAAAAAGTGGATTTACCTACGTTTGGTCTTCCCACAATGGCTACTATATTGCCCATATCGACTATAATCTTTAATTAGGCTGCAAAATTAGGGTTTTTTAGTTGAATAACACCGTAAAACGGCAATATCAAATATGTATGGTTTGCGGGTTTCGTATGAATATTGAATTTTAGGGATTGATAAATAGCTACCTATGTTAATTCTATTTTTTATCTACTATTGAAATATTGAATATTTAAAATCATTTATATTGTATATCCGTTTATTGTCCTATAGTTGTTTGGTCACCCTGAGACCCGTGATAAAAAATATCTAGCGTAGGAAATGACGTGTTTAAAAATTACCTCAAATTTAGCCTGTTAAAGGATCTCAGAGCAGCTATCTCCTAGGTGGGAAAGACAATAAAAAAGGATTGTCATTCTGAAGGAAACGCAGTGGACTGAAGAATCTCAATAAAACAGAATCAATTTAACTAGAGATCCCTTCTAGCGTCGGGATGACAAAGTATTCAAAATACGTCAATGGTAGACCCGTAAGAAAAAAAAAATTTAGCGCAGGAAATTGACGTGGTTTTTATATAAGCTGATGGGATGCTGAAACAAGTTCAGAATGACGTTATTTTATGACACTTTTCGGATATACATTTATTTTACCTTGGTTTCTGTATAACAAACTCGCTATAAATTTTATATGAAAATATCTACTGACCTTTATCAAATTTTATACAAGCAAAAAAAGGGGGAAGCAAGGCTCCCCGAAATATCAACTCGAACCAAATAAAGTTTGCAATAAGATTTCTTATTTATAAAATATATTCTGTGCTCACAAAATTAGAGGTTTTGGATTCCAGTAATTTTTTCAATATCTCATTGTTGTAGGCGTTATCCTTGGATGCCACAAAAGTGCGGATGGAGAAGGAGCGCAACGCATCATGCACGCTTAAAGTCCCTACGGCCGAATCCTTACGGCCGGTAAATGGAAAAACATCGGGACCTCGCTGGCAGGAACTGTTTAAATTTACACGGCACACCAAGTTGACCAAGGTATCGATAAGCGGGGCAAGTTCATTGATATCACTGCCAAATAAACTTATTTGTTGTCCGTAATTGGAATT
It encodes:
- the der gene encoding ribosome biogenesis GTPase Der → MGNIVAIVGRPNVGKSTFFNRLIQRREAIVDSLSGVTRDRHYGKSDWNGQVFSLIDTGGYVKGSDDVFESEIDKQVVLAIEEADAIIFMVDVESGITGMDEDVANLLRKQDKPVLLAVNKVDNSKRLENAVEFYNLGLGEFYPIASTSGSGTGELLDALIEVLPEVEDEEESELPRFAVVGRPNAGKSSFINALIGEERYIVTDVAGTTRDSIDTKFNRYGFEFNLVDTAGIRRKSKVKEDLEFYSVMRSVRAIENCDVCLIVLDATRGFDGQVQNIFWLAQRNRKGIVILVNKWDLVEDKETNTMKEYERRIRKEIEPFTDVPIVFISVLTKQRIFKAIETAVEVFKNRSKKIKTSELNERMLPIIESYPPPAWKGKYVKIKFCMQLPTPQPQFAFFCNLPQYVRDPYKRYLENKLREEYDFTGVPISVYFRKK